Within Suricata suricatta isolate VVHF042 chromosome 12, meerkat_22Aug2017_6uvM2_HiC, whole genome shotgun sequence, the genomic segment TGTAGCCCCACCTACCTCATTTTTAACTTGGCCCTTCTGACTCCAGGTTGAGGAGTGTTCCGGTTAGCACTGGGAGACAACGGGCACGAGCAGTCTCTCCCCGGGGCAGTGCTACTTCAGGGAGCAGATCAACAGTGCGGCTGGGCCTCAGGGCCCTggcaggggagcaggggccaatgggagagaaaatagagaagcaTGCCAAGGGGCACTCTGGGGTCTACATTGGGTTCTCAATGATTACAGGCACAAGGAGTAAAGTAGGAAGGTCTATGGACATTTGTTCTGGTTTATTTGACAGGAACAAACAGTTCAGACAGAAGGGAGGGTGCGTTCCCCCGGACATCCTGGTGGCGGAAATCTGAGGTCCTGGTGTCTTGGTCTGCCTAAAGAGTTGGGGGAGCAGGATGCACAAAACAGCACCCTCACCCACTCCCTAGAGGCTCATGCAAATATTTCCACAGAAGGTTGAACAGCATATGTTATTTGCTTGGCAATCTTGGTGATATTCACATGGATGTCTGCACATATATATGTTGGTATGTTTTTCACAATTCTTGACTTCACTGAGCAGCTCTATCCCTGAAACAGAGTAGGAGCAGGGTCAGTGGAACCAGACCTCTAGGGAGCACGTGTCTGAAGTTTAAATCCTCCCCAAAGACCCCAGGATCCAGGCCCCACTTACAAAGCTCTTGGACTTTCTTTCAAGTCACTTTTTGCCCTTTACCCAATCCTGGTAGTATCTTAAACCCTATATCCTTCAATCTAGCCAACATATCTCAATGTCTGGCCTTTCTGGGCCCTCTCCATTCTCTGCAGCTAAGGACCTATATCCCTTATAAGTCATGACTTTGGTGAAGCTACCGCCATAGAATCTAACCTATGAAAACTCAGCAAAGTCTGAGACATCCTGCAGACCCTCACTCCCCAGGATTTGCAGGGACCCAAGGGAAGATGATTTGACactttgcttcctctctcctgtGTCTGTCACTGTGTCCAGGACCCCTGCCGCATCCCAGAAAATACCACTTGCACTATTTCCCTTCCACTGCCACCATCATGGTCTCTCTGATGAGAACCTTGACTTGACTCTGTATACCCCACAACTTACTTCCCCAGGGCCCTTTCATTCTGCACCTACTCCCATCAATATTTCTGGATGTTTGTATGTCACATATATGCAGAAATCCAAGAATAGTTGTTTGGTTTTCCCAAGTGATTCTCAGCCCTGATGTACCTTTCACTACTGTATGTACCATTTGTGTCTGGGTATTTGGAATGGAGAATCAAAAGACCAAgtttccccctccacccccatcattGTTCCCAGTGCTGTGTAAATGGGCCAGAGGGTTAGAGTTTGGGAGGACCCAGAGTCTTTGTAGTGCTGTGGTCTGAGCAAGATGTGATTTAAGATTCCAATTTCCAGGTCCTCCCCAGAAGAGACACAGCCCCTCCTGGCCCgcttccctccccaaccccttaGTCCATCACCTACTGTGCATCTTTTTCAGTTTACGGCGCCCTCCCTGGGCCTGTAGCAGCAGCACAGAGAGGAGCAGGATGGGCACCAGAGCCTGGGTTGGCATGACTCTGGCCAGAGGGCAGCTCTCAGTCTGGGAATGACTTCTCTGGAGAGCTGGGTCCTTGTCCTGGGCTCTTCCCTGCTTCCACTGGCCAAGCAAGAagcctttcccctccttccctttgccttccCTGACCGTGGC encodes:
- the LOC115275496 gene encoding WAP four-disulfide core domain protein 10A-like, yielding MPTQALVPILLLSVLLLQAQGGRRKLKKMHRIELLSEVKNCEKHTNIYMCRHPCEYHQDCQANNICCSTFCGNICMSL